In Nicotiana tabacum cultivar K326 chromosome 11, ASM71507v2, whole genome shotgun sequence, a single window of DNA contains:
- the LOC142166017 gene encoding uncharacterized protein LOC142166017, whose protein sequence is MLDGGSGVDIFPISTLQRMEIRTERIRPNNVCVRAFDGIKRDTTGEIDLILTIGLVDFEVTFQVLNMDTSYNFLLGRPWIHAARATPSTLQQMVKFEYED, encoded by the coding sequence ATGCTGGACGGCGGATCTGGAGTTGATATTTTCCCTATCTCAactttgcaaagaatggagattAGGACAGAGAGAATTAGGCCTAACAATGTCTGTGTGCGTGCCTTTGATGGAATCAAGAGAGACACCACAGGTGAAatcgatttgattttgactattggTCTTGTGGATTTCGAGGTGACCTTTCAGGTTTTAAATATGGACACTTCTtataatttcctcttgggaagGCCTTGGATTCACGCGGCAAGGGCCACACCTTCCACTCTCCAGCAGATGGTAAAATTTGAATATGAAGATTAG